A portion of the Pomacea canaliculata isolate SZHN2017 linkage group LG13, ASM307304v1, whole genome shotgun sequence genome contains these proteins:
- the LOC112553737 gene encoding immediate early response 3-interacting protein 1-like has protein sequence MAFGLYSLLEAVILCLNAVCVLHEERFLAKIGWGTSQQGFGEDPGLKSQMLNLVRSIRTVMRIPLIGINIVTIGLMLVLG, from the exons ATGGCTTTCGGGTTGTACTCTCTGTTGGAAGCAGTTATTCTTTGCTTAAACGCTGTCTGTGTTTTACACGAAGAAAGATTTCTGGCTAAAA TTGGGTGGGGTACATCACAGCAAGGATTTGGTGAGGATCCAGGACTGAAATCCCAGATGCTTAATCTTGTTCGCTCTATACGAACAGTCATGAGGA tacCATTGATTGGAATCAACATTGTCACAATAGGGTTAATGCTAGTGCTTGGTTAG
- the LOC112554350 gene encoding G-protein coupled receptor 157-like: MTSPSPENISDATAASEYVMSDMDMAYVIVVMITSVLSTVGCVLIIGLHVAYRPLRTTGRGMLVQLSVADLLTALGNLMGVLWYLFKDSAILHRNMAYCETHSALTIFSSIASFLWTLTIGFSLYLAIVHNRPHVTRKFWNPIWLVCWGIPTAVTTAALASRVLGYDLNLHQASWCWIDPKAELNVMWNFLTGKAWELAAYFVTVFLYTVVRITILRHQSRTDILERHSRRNNLNDANTKLLFVPLVFIVMRLWGTVRFLLGLIDYVYASSPNASWIVPLQDGI; encoded by the exons ATGACGTCGCCGTCGCCGGAAAATATTTCTGACGCCACCGCCGCGTCAGAGTATGTGATGAGTGACATGGACATGGCCTACGTCATAGTGGTCATGATTACGTCAGTGCTGTCCACGGTGGGCTGCGTGCTCATCATCGGTCTGCACGTCGCGTATCGCCCTCTGCGTACGACTGGTCGCGGTATGCTCGTGCAGCTCAGCGTAGCGGATCTCCTCACAGCCCTCGGCAATCTGATGGGAGTGCTGTGGTATCTCTTCAA GGACTCGGCGATACTTCACCGGAACATGGCTTACTGCGAGACCCACAGCGCCCTGACCATCTTCTCTAGCATCGCCTCCTTCCTCTGGACACTTACCATCGGCTTCAGCCTGTACTTGGCCATAGTCCACAACCGACCCCACGTCACCAGAAAGTTCTGGAATCCAATCTGGTTGGTCTGCTGGGGTATTCCTA CTGCAGTCACCACAGCTGCCCTTGCTAGTCGCGTGCTGGGATACGACCTTAACCTCCATCAGGCCAGCTGGTGCTGGATAGACCCCAAGGCAGAGTTGAATGTCATGTGGAATTTCCTGACAGGCAAAGCCTGGGAGCTTGCGGCCTACTTCGTCACCGTTTTCCTTTACACCGTCGTCAGGATAACTATTCTGAGACATCAG AGTAGGACAGACATCCTGGAGCGGCATTCGCGCCGAAACAACCTTAACGATGCCAACACCAAGCTCCTTTTTGTTCCTCTTGTCTTTATTGTTATGCGTCTGTGGGGCACTGTCAGGTTTCTGCTCGGCCTGATTGACTATGTCTACGCAAGTTCGCCCAACGCATCCTGGATCGTTCCTCTTCAG GACGGaatataa